The following coding sequences are from one Triticum aestivum cultivar Chinese Spring chromosome 5A, IWGSC CS RefSeq v2.1, whole genome shotgun sequence window:
- the LOC123106669 gene encoding amino acid transporter AVT1C, producing the protein MDRDEEKGHGDRSLLFIGDEDDDLGVDRDGGSPPSSDAGSSFSDRSDGGGDGDGADDGTGTGSGSGSDDDADADGDKERAPNVARQQAAWPQSYRQSIDMLSAVQSPSVTSIMAASPSITKFGSSFLKAGSSFFLKKGATEGSLPLTRPLLPPSLSQLSQQQQQQPAGRPSTDSLQPRPPAPQPPAVQQRPSAACLKSNYIELPLPSSKCSSGQSIINGLNVLCGVGILTTCFGIKQAGWLSLLLLPLLGACSCYTGLLLKRCIDSSPTIETYPDIGRAAFGIPGRVFVSVVLYLELYACCVEYITLLGDSLSSVFPSAHLAFTGIYLNSHNLFAISMALAILPSVWLRNLSLLSYLSAGGVVATITVVVCLFWVGIGDGVGFHPSGSALNLTHLPLALGLYGYCFSGHSVFPNIYSSMKERSQFPFVLLFCFIVVTIVYSGVAATGFLMFGESTMSQFTLNMPQQYVPSKIAIWMTIVNPYTKYALTMTPVALSIEEALPKMMRNYVAGMCVRTALVLSTVVVALSFPYFALVMALLGSVFTMLVALILPCACYLSIKRELVPLWEVVLCITIILIGLGCAFVGSYTSINQMIGGS; encoded by the exons ATGGATCGCGACGAGGAGAAGGGCCACGGCGACAGATCGCTGCTGTTCATAGGCGACGAGGACGACGACCTTGGCGTGGACCGGGATGGCGGCTCGCCACCCTCGTCGGATGCGGGGTCCTCCTTCTCCGACaggagcgacggcggcggcgacggtgacggtgCCGACGACGGCACCGGCACCGGCAGTGGAAGCGGCAGCgatgacgacgccgacgccgacggcgACAAGGAACGCGCGCCCAACGTCGCCAGGCAGCAGGCCGCGTGGCCGCAGAGTTACAG GCAGTCGATCGACATGTTGAGCGCCGTCCAGTCGCCGTCGGTGACCAGCATCATGGCGGCCAGCCCGAGCATCACCAAgttcgggagctctttcctcaaggCCGGAAGCTCCTTCTTCCTCAAGAAGGGCGCCACCGAGGGCTCGCTGCCCCTCACCCGGCCATTGCTGCCGCCCTCTCTATCGCAGCtgtcgcagcagcagcagcagcagcctgcAGGGCGGCCGTCGACGGACAGCTTGCAGCCGCGGCCACCGGCTCCGCAGCCACCCGCGGTGCAGCAGAGGCCCTCTGCGGCGTGCCTGAAATCCAACTACATTGAGCTCCCACTGCCGTCCTCCAAGTGCAGCAGTGGACAATCTATCATCAACG GCCTCAATGTCCTGTGCGGTGTTGGAATTCTCACTACGTGTTTCGGAATCAAGCAAGCAGGATGGTtaagcctcctcctccttcccttgttgggaGCCTGTTCATGCTACACCGGTTTGCTTCTCAAGAGATGCATAGACAGCTCGCCAACCATCGAAACATACCCCGATATCGGACGAGCCGCTTTCGGTATCCCGGGTCGAGTATTTGTATCG GTTGTCCTTTACCTAGAACTCTAT GCATGCTGCGTGGAGTACATCACACTGCTAGGAGACAGCTTGTCTTCAGTGTTTCCTTCTGCGCATTTAGCTTTTACCGGCATCTACTTGAACTCTCATAACCTGTTCGCCATATCAATGGCTTTGGCAATTCTCCCATCAGTCTGGCTCAGGAACCTCAGTCTCCTCTCCTATCTTTCTG CCGGAGGCGTGGTTGCAACGATAACAGTCGTTGTGTGCCTGTTTTGGGTTGGTATTGGCGATGGAGTTGGGTTCCACCCTTCTGGTAGTGCACTGAACCTGACCCACCTTCCATTGGCACTTGGCTTGTATGGATACTGCTTCTCAGGGCACTCGGTTTTCCCAAATATATACTCATCAATGAAGGAGCGCTCGCAGTTCCCTTTTGTCCTCCTGTTCTG CTTTATAGTGGTCACAATTGTGTACTCTGGGGTCGCGGCCACAGGGTTTCTGATGTTCGGCGAGTCCACAATGTCGCAATTCACACTGAACATGCCACAACAGTATGTTCCCTCTAAAATCGCCATTTGGATGACG ATTGTGAATCCATACACCAAATACGCCTTGACGATGACACCGGTCGCCTTGTCGATAGAGGAGGCTCTGCCTAAGATGATGCGAAATTATGTTGCTGGAATGTGTGTTAGGACAGCTCTTGTCCTCTCGACTGTCGTCGTGGCTCTATCTTTTCCATACTTTG CCTTGGTGATGGCATTGCTTGGATCTGTCTTCACAATGCTAGTG GCCCTGATCCTCCCTTGTGCATGCTACCTCTCCATCAAGCGGGAATTAGTACCTTTGTGGGAG gtGGTTTTGTGCATAACTATCATATTGATTGGCTTGGGTTGCGCGTTCGTTGGATCATACACCTCAATTAACCAGATGATAGGCGGCAGTTAG